The following coding sequences are from one Perognathus longimembris pacificus isolate PPM17 chromosome 13, ASM2315922v1, whole genome shotgun sequence window:
- the Rag1 gene encoding V(D)J recombination-activating protein 1: MAVSLPPTLGFSSAPDEIQHPHMKFSEWKFKLFRVRSFEKAPEEAQKEKKEASEGNPSLEQSPSVPDKAGLQKPVPSQPALKGHAKFANKAHKDGKTRDKAIHQANLRHFCRICGNSFQTDKHKRRHPVHGPVDAKTQSLLRKKEKRATSWPDLIARVFRIDVKADVDSIHPTEFCHNCWRIMHRRFSSAPCEVYFSRNTTMEWHPHSPSCNICYSTWQGLKRKRHHTHGLLSKKIQMMLDRAREVRLHKRRVQAKVSSKGVMKQIANCSKIHLSTNLLAIDFPAHFLKAISCQICEHILADPVETSCKHVFCRVCIIRCLKVMGSYCPSCRYPCFPTNLESPVKSFLSILNSLLVKCPAKDCHKEVSLEKYNHHVSSHKESKEPLVHINKGGRPRQHLLSLTRRAQKHRLRELKLQVKAFADKEEGGDVKSVCLTLFLLALRARNEHRQADELEALMQGRGSGLQPAVCLAIRVNTFLSCSQYHKMYRTVKAITGRQIFQPLHALRNAEKVLLPGYHPFKWQPPLKNVSSSTDLGIIDGLSGLSYSVDDYPVDTIAKRFRYDSALVSALMDMEENILEGMRSQDLEDYLNGPFTVVVKESCDGMGDVSEKHGSGPAVPEKAVRFSFTIMRITVAQGSHPVVVFEEAKPNSELCCKPLCLMLADESDHETLTAILSPLIAEREAMKSSELMLEMGGILRTFKFIFRGTGYDEKLVREVEGLEASGSVYICTLCDATRLEASQNLVFHSITRSHAENLERYEVWRSNPYHESVEELRDRVKGVSAKPFIETVPSIDALHCDIGNAAEFYKIFQLEIGEVYRNSSASKEERKRWQATLDKQLRKKMNLKPIMRMNGNFARRLMTKETVEAVCELIPSEERHEALRELMDLYLKMKPVWRSSCPAKECPESLCQYSFNSQRFAELLSTKFKYRYEGKITNYFHKTLAHVPEIIERDGSIGAWASEGNESGNKLFRRFRKMNARQSKCYEMEDVLKHHWLYTSKYLQKFMNAHKALKDSGFTIDSKATVGDTSITEDYLESQDSMEF, from the coding sequence ATGGCTGTCTCCTTGCCACCCACCTTGGGATTCAGTTCTGCTCCTGATGAAATTCAACATCCACATATGAAATTCTCAGAGTGGAAATTTAAGCTATTCCGGGTGAGATCTTTTGAAAAGGCACCTGAGGAagcccaaaaggaaaagaaggaggcatCTGAGGGGAACCCCTCTTTGGAGCAATCACCATCAGTCCCAGACAAGGCTGGACTTCAGAAGCCAGTCCCGTCTCAACCAGCATTGAAGGGCCATGCCAAGTTTGCAAACAAAGCCCACAAAGATGGGAAAACAAGAGACAAAGCCATCCACCAAGCTAATCTCCGACACTTCTGCCGCATCTGCGGGAATTCTTTTCAAACTGATAAGCACAAGAGGAGACATCCTGTCCATGGGCCTGTGGATGCTAAAACCCAAAGCCTTTTacggaagaaggaaaagagagccaCTTCCTGGCCTGACCTCATTGCCAGGGTTTTCCGGATTGATGTGAAAGCTGATGTTGACTCCATCCACCCCACTGAGTTCTGCCATAACTGCTGGCGCATTATGCACAGGCGATTCAGCAGTGCCCCTTGTGAGGTTTACTTCTCCAGGAACACAACCATGGAGTGGCACCCCCACTCACCATCCTGTAATATCTGCTACTCCACCTGGCAGGGACTCAAGAGGAAGAGACATCACACCCATGGGCTTCTCAGCAAAAAAATCCAGATGATGCTTGATCGAGCAAGAGAAGTCCGACTGCACAAGAGAAGAGTGCAGGCAAAGGTCAGCAGCAAAGGAGTCATGAAACAGATTGCCAACTGCAGTAAGATACATCTCAGTACCAATCTCCTGGCCATTGACTTTCCCGCACACTTTCTGAAAGCAATCTCTTGCCAGATTTGTGAACACATTCTGGCGGACCCTGTGGAGACGAGCTGCAAGCATGTCTTCTGCAGGGTCTGTATCATTAGATGCCTCAAGGTCATGGGCAGCTATTGCCCCTCTTGTCGGTATCCCTGTTTCCCGACTAACCTGGAGAGTCCTGTGAAGTCCTTTCTGAGTATCCTGAATTCTCTCCTAGTCAAATGTCCAGCCAAAGACTGCCACAAGGAGGTCAGCTTGGAAAAATACAACCACCATGTCTCAAGCCACAAGGAATCAAAGGAGCCTTTGGTGCACATCAACAAAGGGGGTAGGCCTCGCCAGCATCTGCTATCCCTGACCCGCAGAGCTCAAAAGCACCGGCTGAGAGAGCTCAAGCTGCAAGTGAAGGCCTTTGCTGACAAAGAGGAAGGTGGAGATGTGAAATCCGTGTGCTTGACCTTGTTCTTGCTGGCACTGAGGGCGAGGAATGAACACAGACAAGCCGATGAGTTGGAAGCCCTGATGCAGGGCCGGGGCTCTGGCCTGCAGCCAGCCGTTTGCTTGGCCATCCGTGTCAACACATTCCTCAGTTGCAGTCAGTATCACAAGATGTACAGGACTGTGAAAGCCATAACGGGGAGGCAGATTTTCCAGCCTCTCCATGCCCTTCGCAATGCCGAGAAGGTCCTGCTGCCAGGCTACCACCCTTTCAAATGGCAACCACCTCTGAAGAACGTGTCCTCCAGCACCGACCTGGGCATCATTGATGGTCTGTCTGGACTCTCTTACTCGGTGGATGATTACCCAGTGGACACCATTGCCAAGCGGTTCCGCTATGATTCAGCCTTGGTGTCTGCTCTGATGGACATGGAAGAGAACATCCTGGAAGGCATGAGATCCCAGGATCTGGAGGACTACCTGAACGGGCCATTCACGGTGGTGGTGAAGGAGTCTTGTGATGGCATGGGCGATGTGAGTGAGAAGCATGGGTCCGGACCAGCCGTGCCAGAAAAGGCAGTCCGCTTTTCATTCACCATCATGAGAATCACCGTAGCCCAGGGCTCCCACCCTGTGGTGGTGTTTGAGGAAGCCAAGCCCAACTCTGAGCTCTGTTGCAAGCCACTGTGCCTTATGCTGGCAGATGAGTCAGATCACGAGACCCTGACCGCCATCCTGAGCCCCCTCATTGCGGAGCGGGAGGCCATGAAAAGCAGCGAGTTAATGCTGGAAATGGGAGGGATCCTCAGGACTTTCAAGTTCATCTTCAGGGGCACTGGGTATGATGAGAAGCTGGTGCGGGAAGTGGAAGGCCTGGAGGCTTCTGGCTCAGTCTATATTTGTACTCTGTGTGACGCTACCCGCCTGGAGGCGTCCCAGAATCTAGTCTTCCACTCTATCACCAGGAGCCACGCGGAGAACTTGGAGCGCTATGAGGTCTGGCGTTCCAACCCCTACCATGAGTCGGTGGAAGAACTGCGGGATCGAGTGAAGGGCGTCTCAGCCAAGCCCTTCATTGAGACCGTCCCTTCCATCGACGCGCTCCACTGTGATATTGGCAACGCAGCAGAGTTTTACAAGATCTTCCAGCTAGAAATTGGAGAGGTTTACAGAAATTCCAGTGCTtccaaagaggaaaggaaaaggtggCAGGCCACCCTGGACAAGCAGCTGCGGAAGAAGATGAACCTGAAACCCATCATGAGAATGAACGGCAACTTTGCCAGGAGGCTGATGACCAAGGAGACGGTGGAGGCTGTGTGTGAATTAATCCCTTCTGAGGAGAGGCACGAAGCTCTCAGGGAGCTTATGGACCTTTACCTGAAAATGAAGCCCGTGTGGCGTTCCTCCTGTCCAGCTAAAGAATGCCCGGAATCCCTCTGCCAGTATAGTTTCAACTCACAGCGCTTTGCCGAGCTTCTCTCTACCAAGTTCAAGTACAGGTATGAGGGCAAAATCACCAATTATTTTCACAAGACCTTGGCACACGTCCCTGAAATTATTGAGAGGGATGGCTCCATTGGGGCATGGGCCAGTGAAGGAAATGAATCCGGGAATAAACTGTTCAGGCGTTTCCGGAAAATGAACGCCAGGCAGTCCAAGTGTTATGAAATGGAAGATGTTTTGAAACATCACTGGCTTTACACATCCAAATACCTCCAGAAGTTTATGAATGCTCACAAAGCATTAAAAGACTCTGGGTTTACCATAGATTCTAAGGCAACTGTAGGGGACACATCAATCACAGAAGACTATTTGGAAAGTCAAGATTCAATGGAGTTTTGA